From the genome of Marinobacter sp. F4206:
TTTGTACGGAGATCACATGAACTTTCCAGAACCTTTGGTTGAGGGGCGTCTGATACGCAGATACAAGCGCTTCCTCGCGGACGTGCGCTTGCCGGACGGGAGTGAGGTTACGGCTCATTGCCCGAACACCGGCTCCATGCTCGGGTGTCAGCCGGAGGATGCGAGGGTCTGGTTAAGCCGGAGCGACAATCCGAAGCGCAAGCTGCAGTTCACCTGGGAGCTGGTTGAAACGTCGCCGGGCGTGCTCGCCTGTATCAATACCGCCCGTCCCAATGCCCAGGCCCGTGCGGCGGTGGAGGGTGGCCGTGTCGCGGAACTCACCGGCTACGGCAGCTGCCGGTCAGAAGTGAAATATGGATCGGAGAAGAGCCGGATCGATCTGCTGTTGTCAGGGCACGACAGCGAGCCGGATGCCTGGGTGGAAGTGAAGAACGTTAC
Proteins encoded in this window:
- the sfsA gene encoding DNA/RNA nuclease SfsA encodes the protein MNFPEPLVEGRLIRRYKRFLADVRLPDGSEVTAHCPNTGSMLGCQPEDARVWLSRSDNPKRKLQFTWELVETSPGVLACINTARPNAQARAAVEGGRVAELTGYGSCRSEVKYGSEKSRIDLLLSGHDSEPDAWVEVKNVTLSEDGQGFFPDAVTTRGQKHLRELMAQVAEGDRAVLFFVVNHTGIEAVRPADHIDPTYAQLLREACDAGVEVIAYRANLAGEDGDPTGAMSLTDSVPVILEI